The proteins below are encoded in one region of Mycobacterium shinjukuense:
- a CDS encoding cytochrome P450, which translates to MGVAESVALPEIDLTDLDNFANGFPHELFAIHRRVAPVFWHQPTEHTPDGEGFWSVATHAETLEVLRDPVTYSSVTGGDRPFGGTVLQDLPIAGQVLNMMDDPRHSRIRRLVSSGLTPRMIRRVEDDLRGRARRLLDAIRPGVAFDFVVEVAAELPMQMICILLGVPEDDRHWLVEAVEPGFDFRGSRSASMPKLNVEDAGSRLYTYGMALIAGKRAEPGDDMLSIVANATIDDPDAPALSDAELYLFFHLLFSAGAETTRNAIAGGLLALSQHPDQLRRLRADSALLPTAIEEIVRWTSPSPSKRRTATRAVTLGAQRIEPGQKVLVWEGSANRDALVFDHADEFDIARKPNPHLGFGQGVHYCLGANLARLELRVLYEELLSRFGGVRVVEPVEWTRSNRHTGIRHLVVDLREA; encoded by the coding sequence ATGGGCGTCGCTGAGTCGGTTGCGCTTCCAGAAATCGATCTGACCGATCTGGACAACTTTGCCAACGGTTTCCCGCACGAGCTGTTTGCCATCCACCGCCGGGTGGCGCCGGTGTTCTGGCATCAGCCCACCGAACACACCCCCGACGGCGAGGGCTTCTGGTCGGTGGCCACCCATGCCGAAACCCTTGAGGTGCTGCGTGACCCGGTGACCTACTCGTCGGTCACCGGCGGGGATCGGCCGTTCGGCGGCACCGTGCTGCAGGATCTGCCGATCGCCGGTCAGGTGCTCAACATGATGGATGATCCGCGGCATTCGCGCATTCGACGCCTGGTCAGCTCCGGCCTGACCCCGCGGATGATCCGGCGGGTCGAAGACGACCTGCGCGGCCGCGCCCGCCGGCTGCTCGACGCTATCCGGCCCGGTGTGGCCTTCGATTTCGTGGTCGAGGTTGCGGCGGAACTGCCCATGCAGATGATCTGCATCCTGCTGGGCGTTCCGGAGGACGATCGGCATTGGTTGGTCGAAGCGGTGGAACCGGGATTCGACTTCCGCGGTTCGCGCAGCGCGTCCATGCCGAAGCTGAATGTCGAGGACGCCGGATCGCGGTTGTACACCTACGGGATGGCGTTGATCGCCGGCAAACGGGCTGAGCCGGGCGACGACATGCTGTCCATTGTCGCCAACGCCACCATCGACGATCCCGACGCGCCCGCCCTGTCCGACGCCGAGTTGTACCTGTTCTTCCATCTGCTCTTCAGCGCGGGCGCCGAGACCACCCGCAACGCCATCGCCGGCGGGCTGCTGGCCCTTTCCCAACATCCGGACCAATTGCGCAGGCTGCGAGCCGATTCCGCATTATTGCCGACGGCGATCGAAGAAATCGTGCGGTGGACGTCGCCGTCACCGTCCAAGCGGCGCACCGCCACACGAGCGGTCACCCTGGGCGCTCAGCGGATCGAACCGGGCCAGAAGGTGCTGGTGTGGGAGGGCTCGGCCAACCGGGATGCCCTGGTGTTCGACCACGCCGACGAGTTCGACATCGCCCGCAAACCCAACCCACACCTGGGTTTTGGTCAGGGAGTGCACTATTGCCTGGGCGCCAACCTGGCCCGGCTGGAGCTGCGGGTGCTCTACGAGGAGCTGCTGTCGCGCTTTGGCGGCGTGCGGGTGGTGGAGCCGGTCGAATGGACGCGGAGCAACCGCCATACCGGCATCCGGCACCTGGTCGTGGACCTGCGCGAGGCCTAG
- a CDS encoding autotransporter outer membrane beta-barrel domain-containing protein → MGNGNHGDANVGNGNLGSSNVGSGNTGNSNLGSGNTGNSNLGSGNHGDMNVGGGNSGTGNVGGGNSGSQNVGFGNNGTGNVGGGNKGHGNVGFGNVGPTNTDGNFNIGGGNTGSFNRGSGNTGDANWGFGNTGNGNIGFGNTGNANFGIGLAGNNQIGIGGLNTGAGNIGFGNSGTGNVGFFNSGTGNVGIFNSGFANTGFELSGTNNTGFQGTGGTSTGFWNTGLQATGFGNTSSETTGAFNSGRYTTGFFNSAELNSGLGNSGRGNTGFFNSGHGNTGSFNAGSTNTGFGNSGDVNTGLFNSGNLNTAIGSTVDGPGPSSGFGNLGIGSSGFFNQGNNASGLTNAGDNTSGARNLGPDSSGFNNAGFGGSGVWNTSERGSGFFNNLNNGVGFQNSGFFNTGIRNSGVGNVSDFATSVSGHSGFFHR, encoded by the coding sequence CTGGGCAACGGAAATCACGGCGACGCCAACGTCGGCAACGGCAATCTCGGCAGCTCCAACGTGGGCAGCGGCAACACCGGCAATTCCAATCTGGGCAGCGGCAACACCGGCAATTCCAACCTGGGCAGCGGTAATCACGGCGACATGAACGTGGGCGGCGGCAACTCCGGCACCGGCAACGTGGGCGGCGGCAACAGCGGCAGCCAGAACGTGGGCTTCGGCAACAACGGGACGGGGAATGTCGGCGGCGGGAACAAGGGTCACGGAAACGTCGGATTCGGAAACGTGGGCCCGACCAACACGGACGGTAACTTCAACATCGGCGGCGGCAACACCGGCAGCTTCAACCGGGGTTCGGGGAACACCGGCGACGCCAACTGGGGTTTCGGCAACACCGGCAACGGCAATATCGGCTTCGGCAACACGGGCAACGCAAACTTCGGCATCGGGCTGGCGGGCAACAACCAGATCGGCATCGGCGGCCTCAACACCGGTGCTGGCAACATCGGCTTCGGCAATTCGGGCACCGGCAACGTCGGCTTCTTCAACTCCGGTACCGGCAACGTCGGCATCTTCAATTCCGGCTTTGCCAACACGGGCTTCGAGCTCTCCGGGACGAACAACACCGGCTTCCAGGGCACGGGCGGCACCAGCACCGGCTTCTGGAACACCGGGCTACAGGCCACCGGCTTCGGCAACACGTCCAGCGAAACCACGGGTGCGTTCAACTCCGGCAGGTATACCACGGGCTTCTTCAACTCGGCCGAATTGAATTCCGGCCTGGGCAACTCGGGTCGCGGCAACACCGGCTTCTTCAACTCGGGTCACGGCAACACCGGCTCCTTCAACGCCGGCTCCACCAACACCGGCTTCGGCAACTCTGGCGACGTCAACACCGGCCTGTTCAACTCCGGCAACCTGAACACCGCGATCGGCAGCACGGTTGACGGTCCGGGCCCCAGCTCGGGCTTCGGAAACCTGGGCATCGGCAGCTCGGGATTCTTCAACCAGGGCAACAATGCCTCTGGCTTGACCAACGCCGGCGACAACACCTCGGGCGCGCGCAACCTGGGGCCGGACAGTTCGGGCTTCAACAACGCGGGCTTCGGCGGCTCGGGCGTCTGGAACACCAGCGAGCGAGGTTCTGGTTTCTTCAACAACCTCAACAACGGTGTGGGCTTCCAGAACTCGGGCTTCTTCAACACCGGCATCCGCAACTCGGGCGTCGGAAACGTCAGCGACTTCGCGACCAGTGTCAGCGGGCACTCGGGCTTCTTCCACCGGTGA
- a CDS encoding phosphoribosylaminoimidazolesuccinocarboxamide synthase encodes MRPALSDYPHLASGKVRELYRVDDDHLLLVATDRISAYDYVLDSTIPDKGRILTAMSVFFFGFVDAANHLAGPPDDPRIPNEVLGRALVVRRLQMLPVECVARGYLTGSGLLDYQATGKVCGIALPPGLVEASKFATPLFTPATKAALGNHDENISFDRVIEMVGVARASQLRERTLQIYLQAADHALARGIIIADTKFEFGTDRDGNLVLADEIFTPDSSRYWPADEYRVGAAQTSFDKQFVRNWLLSAESGWDRDGDQPPPPLPGDVIEATRDRYISAYERISGRRFADWIGPGA; translated from the coding sequence GTGCGTCCCGCATTGTCTGACTACCCGCATCTGGCCAGCGGCAAGGTCCGTGAGCTGTATCGCGTCGATGACGACCACCTGCTGCTGGTGGCCACCGATCGGATCTCGGCCTACGACTACGTCCTGGACAGTACGATCCCGGACAAGGGCCGCATCCTGACCGCGATGAGCGTGTTCTTCTTCGGCTTCGTCGACGCCGCCAACCACCTGGCAGGGCCGCCGGACGACCCACGCATCCCCAACGAGGTGTTGGGCCGCGCGCTGGTGGTGCGGCGGCTGCAGATGCTTCCGGTGGAGTGTGTGGCCCGCGGCTACCTGACCGGCTCGGGGCTGCTGGACTACCAGGCGACCGGGAAGGTCTGCGGAATCGCGTTGCCGCCGGGTCTGGTCGAGGCGTCCAAGTTCGCCACCCCACTGTTTACCCCGGCGACGAAGGCCGCACTGGGCAACCACGATGAGAACATCTCGTTTGACCGGGTGATCGAGATGGTGGGTGTGGCGCGGGCCAGCCAGCTGCGCGAGCGTACCCTGCAGATCTACCTGCAGGCCGCCGATCACGCGCTGGCGAGGGGAATCATCATCGCCGACACCAAGTTCGAATTCGGCACCGACCGCGACGGCAACCTGGTGCTGGCCGACGAGATCTTCACACCGGACTCGTCGCGATACTGGCCGGCCGATGAATACCGGGTGGGCGCGGCTCAGACCAGCTTCGACAAGCAATTCGTCCGCAACTGGCTTCTCAGCGCCGAGTCGGGCTGGGACCGCGACGGTGACCAACCTCCACCGCCGCTCCCCGGCGACGTCATCGAGGCTACCCGTGACCGTTATATCAGTGCCTACGAACGGATTTCGGGGCGGCGCTTCGCCGACTGGATCGGCCCCGGCGCATGA
- a CDS encoding MBL fold metallo-hydrolase, giving the protein MQLTHFGHSCLLAQFGETSLLFDPGNFSHGFEGITGLSAILITHQHPDHADPTRLPALREANPDALLYADPQTAAQLGAPWRAVRVGDELTVGELTIRGVGGRHAVIHPEIPVIDNISYLVGDNDHPARLMHPGDALFVPGEPVDVLAAPAAAPWMKIAEAINYLRAVAPKRAVPIHQGIIAADAKGIYYSRLSEMSTTDFQVLPEESAVTF; this is encoded by the coding sequence ATGCAATTGACGCATTTCGGTCATTCCTGCCTACTCGCGCAGTTCGGCGAAACCAGCTTGCTCTTTGATCCCGGTAACTTTTCGCACGGATTCGAGGGCATTACCGGGTTGTCGGCGATTCTGATCACCCACCAGCACCCGGACCACGCCGACCCCACGCGGCTGCCGGCGCTCCGGGAAGCCAACCCCGATGCCCTGCTGTATGCCGACCCGCAAACCGCCGCCCAGTTGGGCGCGCCGTGGCGGGCGGTCCGGGTCGGCGATGAGTTGACGGTCGGCGAGCTGACCATCCGCGGTGTCGGCGGCAGGCATGCCGTGATACACCCGGAAATCCCTGTGATCGACAACATCTCGTATCTGGTGGGCGACAATGACCATCCGGCTCGACTGATGCATCCCGGCGACGCGTTGTTCGTTCCGGGAGAGCCGGTGGACGTGCTGGCCGCGCCGGCGGCCGCCCCATGGATGAAGATCGCCGAGGCCATCAACTATCTGCGTGCGGTGGCACCCAAGCGTGCGGTCCCCATCCACCAGGGGATCATCGCCGCGGACGCCAAAGGCATCTACTACAGCCGGCTCAGCGAGATGAGCACCACCGACTTCCAGGTCTTACCCGAGGAAAGCGCGGTCACCTTCTAG
- a CDS encoding DUF2334 domain-containing protein, translating into MSGKLVVSVSGISEHSLADVDAFCGQMDARSVPVSLLVAPRLRGDYRLDRDPRTVEWLTARRSGGDAVVLHGYDAAATKRRRSEFATLPAHEANLRLMAADRVLEHLGLRTRLFAAPGWLVSPGVVKALPRNGFRLLADFHGVTDLVRNTTVRARVLGIGEGFLAEPWWCRMVVMSAERIARRGGVVRVAVAGRHLPKPGPLQAMLDAVDLALLHGCTPMVYRWSPDRAVLDAA; encoded by the coding sequence GTGTCTGGAAAACTGGTCGTTTCGGTCTCGGGGATAAGCGAGCACTCCCTGGCCGACGTCGACGCATTCTGCGGGCAAATGGACGCCCGCTCGGTGCCGGTGTCGCTGTTGGTGGCCCCGCGGCTGCGCGGTGACTACCGGCTCGACCGTGACCCGCGCACCGTCGAGTGGTTGACCGCGCGGCGTTCCGGCGGTGACGCCGTGGTACTTCACGGCTACGACGCGGCGGCCACCAAGCGGCGGCGCTCCGAATTCGCCACGCTGCCTGCACACGAGGCGAATCTACGGCTCATGGCTGCTGACCGGGTGCTCGAGCACCTCGGGCTGCGCACTCGGCTGTTCGCAGCACCGGGCTGGCTGGTGTCACCGGGTGTGGTCAAAGCGTTGCCGCGCAATGGCTTTCGGCTGCTAGCGGATTTCCACGGGGTTACCGACCTGGTTCGAAACACCACCGTGCGGGCCCGTGTGCTGGGAATCGGGGAAGGATTTCTGGCGGAGCCGTGGTGGTGCCGGATGGTCGTGATGTCCGCCGAGCGCATCGCCCGGCGGGGCGGTGTGGTGCGGGTCGCGGTGGCCGGCCGGCACCTGCCCAAACCCGGCCCGCTACAGGCCATGCTGGATGCCGTCGACCTGGCATTGCTGCACGGATGCACGCCGATGGTGTACCGCTGGAGTCCGGATAGGGCAGTCCTCGACGCCGCGTAG
- a CDS encoding S9 family peptidase translates to MTDQPVPPVAKRVETRREYHGDVFVDPYEWLRDKENPEVIAHLEAENDYADRITAHLQPLRQRIFDEIKARTKETDLSVPTRRGGWWYYARTFEGKQYGVHCRCPITDPDDWSPPTFDEDTEIPGEQLLLDENAEAEGHDFFALGAASVSLDGNLLAYSVDLVGDERYTLRFKDLRSGQQYPDEIAGIGAGATWAADNRTVYYVTVDDAWRPDTVWRYRLGSGEPSEQVYHEADERFWLAVGRTRSNAFVLIAAGSSITSEVRYADAADPNARFAVVLPRREGVEYSVEHAVIGGQDRFLILHNDGAVNFTLVEAPVGDPTRQRTLIGHRDFVRLDGVDAFAGHLVVSYRREALPRVQLWPIGSDGGYGEPEEITFDSELMATGLGPNPNWDSPKLRVGAGSFVTPMRVYDIDLVTGERTLLKEQPVLGGYRREDYVERRDWACADDGTRIPVSIVHRAGVELPAPALIYGYGAYENCEDPRFSIARLSLLDRGMVFVVAHVRGGGELGRLWYERGKLLDKKNTFTDFITVARHLVTTGLTRPQQLVALGGSAGGLLMGAVANMAPDLFAGILAQVPFVDPLTTILDPSLPLTVTEWDEWGNPRSDGDVYAYMKSYSPYENIAARGYPAILAMTSLNDTRVYYVEPAKWVAALRHTKTDGRPVLLKTQMHAGHGGISGRYERWKETAFQYAWVLATANGDNGLGRVGHSRGVDIAREHRQHQHQSPR, encoded by the coding sequence ATGACGGACCAGCCAGTGCCGCCGGTGGCCAAGCGGGTGGAGACGCGGCGCGAGTACCACGGCGACGTGTTTGTCGATCCCTACGAATGGTTGCGGGACAAGGAAAACCCCGAGGTGATCGCCCACCTGGAGGCCGAGAACGACTACGCCGACCGGATCACCGCTCACCTCCAGCCGTTGCGGCAACGGATCTTCGACGAAATCAAGGCGCGTACCAAGGAAACCGACCTGTCGGTGCCGACCCGGCGTGGCGGCTGGTGGTATTACGCCCGCACCTTCGAGGGAAAACAATACGGTGTCCATTGCCGTTGCCCGATAACCGATCCCGACGACTGGAGCCCGCCGACATTCGATGAGGACACCGAAATACCCGGCGAGCAGCTCCTGCTCGACGAGAACGCCGAGGCCGAGGGTCACGACTTCTTCGCGCTCGGCGCGGCCAGCGTCAGCTTGGATGGCAACCTGCTGGCGTATTCCGTTGACCTCGTCGGTGATGAACGTTATACGCTGCGGTTCAAGGATTTACGTAGCGGGCAGCAATATCCCGACGAGATTGCCGGCATTGGGGCGGGAGCAACCTGGGCCGCAGACAATCGCACCGTCTACTACGTCACCGTGGATGACGCCTGGCGGCCGGACACGGTATGGCGGTACCGGCTGGGCTCTGGCGAACCGTCCGAACAGGTCTACCACGAAGCCGATGAGCGGTTCTGGCTCGCGGTGGGTCGCACCCGCAGCAACGCCTTCGTGCTGATCGCTGCGGGCTCGTCCATCACCTCGGAGGTCCGTTACGCGGACGCGGCCGACCCGAATGCGCGGTTCGCCGTTGTGCTGCCGCGTCGTGAGGGTGTCGAGTACTCGGTGGAGCACGCCGTGATCGGGGGCCAGGACCGGTTCCTGATCCTGCACAACGACGGTGCGGTGAACTTCACCTTGGTGGAAGCCCCGGTCGGAGACCCGACGCGGCAACGCACCCTGATCGGCCACCGCGACTTCGTCCGGCTCGACGGTGTCGATGCGTTCGCCGGCCATCTGGTGGTCAGCTACCGGCGCGAGGCGCTGCCCCGGGTTCAGCTATGGCCGATCGGGTCCGACGGCGGTTACGGCGAGCCCGAGGAGATCACCTTCGACTCCGAGCTGATGGCGACCGGCCTGGGGCCCAATCCCAACTGGGATTCGCCCAAACTGCGGGTTGGCGCGGGGTCTTTCGTCACCCCGATGCGGGTCTACGACATCGATCTGGTCACCGGCGAGCGCACGTTGCTGAAAGAGCAGCCGGTGCTGGGCGGCTACCGCCGCGAGGACTATGTGGAACGCCGCGATTGGGCATGTGCGGACGACGGCACCCGAATCCCGGTCTCGATCGTGCACCGCGCCGGTGTCGAATTGCCCGCTCCAGCACTCATTTACGGCTACGGTGCTTACGAGAACTGCGAGGACCCACGGTTTTCTATTGCTCGGCTGTCACTGCTGGATCGCGGGATGGTGTTCGTCGTTGCCCACGTTCGTGGCGGCGGCGAGCTGGGTCGGCTGTGGTACGAGCGCGGCAAGCTGCTGGACAAGAAGAACACCTTCACCGACTTCATCACGGTGGCAAGACATCTGGTGACGACGGGGCTGACCCGGCCACAGCAGTTGGTGGCTTTGGGTGGCAGCGCGGGTGGTCTGCTGATGGGTGCGGTGGCCAACATGGCACCGGACCTGTTCGCCGGAATCCTTGCGCAGGTGCCGTTCGTCGACCCACTGACCACTATCTTGGACCCGTCGTTGCCGCTGACCGTCACCGAGTGGGACGAGTGGGGAAATCCGCGCAGCGATGGCGATGTCTACGCCTACATGAAGTCGTATTCGCCGTATGAGAACATCGCGGCCAGGGGCTACCCGGCCATCTTGGCGATGACCTCGCTGAACGACACCAGGGTGTACTACGTGGAGCCGGCCAAGTGGGTCGCAGCATTGCGGCACACCAAGACCGACGGCAGGCCGGTGCTGTTGAAGACCCAGATGCATGCCGGTCATGGTGGGATCAGTGGCCGCTACGAGCGTTGGAAGGAAACCGCATTCCAGTACGCCTGGGTGCTCGCTACCGCCAATGGCGACAACGGACTTGGGCGGGTAGGGCATTCGCGCGGGGTAGATATTGCCCGGGAACATCGCCAGCATCAGCACCAATCGCCCCGATAG
- a CDS encoding ATPase — MTEMRQLHVYDCALMRAVQLRMMLATMMVAGYLVAAVTVATPAPGEPETCPPVCDQIPGTAWIDRRAVPLDSVYRWPALAGAAVALTGTTPRFRFEHVCATPTFPGDTRNAAVASRATVAQPEGQWQLQAQVLHWRGDTARGGAIAAAVFGAAVAAVRACQLGSPAQSPSITDDEPTRMAAVISGPVIMHTYLIAHVSSSTISELTLWSTGPPQVPWPVISDSAVLDAMTAPLCEAYISSCP, encoded by the coding sequence ATGACCGAAATGCGTCAATTGCATGTCTACGATTGTGCCCTGATGCGGGCCGTACAGCTGCGGATGATGCTGGCGACCATGATGGTCGCCGGCTATCTGGTGGCCGCGGTGACGGTGGCGACACCCGCGCCGGGCGAGCCGGAAACCTGCCCGCCGGTGTGTGACCAGATCCCCGGCACCGCGTGGATCGATCGACGAGCGGTGCCGCTGGATTCGGTGTACCGATGGCCGGCGCTGGCCGGCGCGGCGGTAGCGCTCACCGGGACGACACCGCGGTTCCGATTCGAGCACGTGTGCGCCACACCGACGTTCCCGGGGGACACCCGCAACGCTGCGGTGGCCAGTCGGGCGACGGTGGCCCAACCCGAGGGCCAATGGCAGTTGCAGGCTCAGGTGCTGCACTGGCGGGGGGACACGGCCCGCGGTGGCGCGATCGCGGCGGCGGTGTTCGGTGCCGCGGTCGCCGCGGTGCGCGCTTGCCAGTTGGGGTCCCCCGCGCAGTCCCCGTCGATCACCGACGACGAACCGACCCGGATGGCCGCGGTGATCAGCGGGCCGGTCATCATGCACACCTACCTGATCGCGCACGTGTCGAGCAGCACGATTAGCGAACTGACGCTGTGGTCCACCGGGCCGCCACAGGTGCCCTGGCCGGTGATTTCCGACTCCGCGGTGCTGGACGCAATGACCGCGCCGTTGTGTGAGGCCTACATCAGCTCGTGTCCCTAA
- the purQ gene encoding phosphoribosylformylglycinamidine synthase subunit PurQ: MTARIGVITFPGTLDDVDAARAVRRVGAEAVSLWHADADLKGVDAVVVPGGFSYGDYLRAGAIARFAPVMGEVVAAAARGMPVLGICNGFQVLCEAGLLPGALTRNVGLHFVCRDVWLRVVSTSTVWTSRFEPGADLLVPLKSGEGRYVAPQKVLDELEGDGRVVFRYHDNVNGSLHDIAGISSADGRVVGLMPHPEHAIEALTGPSDDGLGLFYSALDAVQAV; this comes from the coding sequence GTGACGGCGCGGATCGGCGTCATCACCTTTCCCGGGACGCTTGATGACGTGGACGCCGCGCGCGCGGTGCGGCGCGTGGGCGCCGAGGCGGTCAGCCTGTGGCATGCCGACGCCGACCTCAAGGGTGTTGATGCCGTGGTGGTGCCGGGCGGGTTTTCCTACGGCGACTACCTGCGGGCGGGTGCGATCGCCAGATTCGCCCCGGTGATGGGGGAGGTGGTCGCGGCCGCGGCCAGGGGCATGCCGGTGTTAGGGATTTGCAACGGGTTTCAGGTGCTGTGCGAGGCCGGGCTGCTGCCTGGCGCCCTGACCCGCAACGTGGGGTTGCACTTTGTCTGCCGCGACGTGTGGTTGCGCGTGGTTTCGACGTCGACGGTGTGGACATCGCGTTTCGAGCCCGGCGCCGACCTGCTGGTGCCGTTGAAGTCCGGGGAGGGCCGTTATGTCGCACCGCAAAAGGTGCTCGACGAACTCGAAGGCGACGGCCGGGTGGTGTTCCGCTACCACGACAACGTCAACGGCTCGCTGCATGACATCGCCGGCATCAGCTCAGCCGACGGTCGTGTCGTCGGACTGATGCCGCACCCCGAACATGCCATCGAAGCGTTGACAGGTCCTTCCGATGACGGGCTGGGTCTGTTCTATTCTGCGCTGGACGCAGTTCAGGCCGTCTGA
- the purS gene encoding phosphoribosylformylglycinamidine synthase subunit PurS, whose translation MARVVVHVMPKAEILDPQGQAIAGALARLGHPGVSDVRQGKRFELEVDDTVDDSTLAEIAESLLANTVIEDWTISREPL comes from the coding sequence GTGGCCAGGGTGGTCGTCCATGTGATGCCCAAGGCGGAGATCCTCGACCCGCAAGGTCAGGCGATTGCCGGTGCGCTGGCGCGACTAGGACACCCCGGAGTCTCAGACGTTCGTCAGGGCAAGAGATTTGAGCTGGAGGTCGACGATACGGTCGATGATTCCACGCTCGCCGAGATCGCGGAATCACTGCTGGCGAACACGGTGATCGAGGATTGGACCATAAGCCGGGAGCCACTGTGA
- a CDS encoding dihydrolipoyl dehydrogenase family protein, producing MAADQRQRPYDVVVLGAGPVGQNAADRVRAAGLSVAVVERELVGGECAYWACVPSKALLRPVIAVSDARRVDGARAAVRGSIDAAGVFGRRSRYVSGWDDGGQADWLDGIGATLIRGHGRLAGPRRVAVAAPDGQQVVLTARHAVVVCTGSRPALPDLPGIDEARPWTNRQATESDSVPARLAIVGAGGVGVEMATAWQGLGSSVTLLARGPRLLPRMEPFVGDYLARGLADAGVDVRLGASVRALRRPHPDARVVLELDDGSALSVDEVLFATGRAPRTDDIGLQTIGLTPGSWLDVDDTCRVRAIDEGWLYAAGDVNHRALLTHQGKYQARIAGAAIGARAAGRPLDTSPWGAHATTADHHAVPQAFFTDPEAAAVGLTAEQAVASGHRIKAIDVEVGDVVMGARLFADGYAGRARMVVDVDRGHLLGLTMVGPGATELLHAATIAVAGQVPVHRLWHAVPCFPTISELWLRLLEAYRDSFFTVV from the coding sequence ATGGCAGCAGACCAACGGCAACGGCCCTACGACGTCGTGGTGCTCGGCGCCGGGCCGGTGGGCCAAAACGCCGCGGATCGCGTCCGCGCCGCGGGACTGTCGGTTGCGGTGGTGGAACGCGAACTCGTCGGCGGCGAGTGCGCGTATTGGGCGTGTGTGCCCAGCAAGGCGTTGCTGCGCCCGGTCATCGCCGTCTCGGATGCCCGTCGGGTCGACGGCGCGCGCGCAGCGGTCCGCGGGTCGATCGACGCCGCCGGCGTTTTCGGCCGCCGCAGCCGCTACGTGAGCGGCTGGGACGACGGCGGCCAGGCCGACTGGCTCGATGGCATCGGCGCGACGCTGATCCGCGGCCACGGACGGTTGGCCGGTCCGCGACGCGTCGCCGTGGCCGCACCCGACGGCCAACAGGTGGTGCTGACGGCTCGGCATGCCGTCGTCGTCTGCACCGGAAGCCGGCCGGCACTGCCGGACTTGCCTGGCATCGACGAAGCGCGGCCGTGGACCAATCGCCAAGCCACCGAGAGCGATTCGGTGCCGGCGCGACTGGCGATCGTCGGCGCCGGCGGGGTCGGCGTGGAAATGGCCACGGCCTGGCAAGGATTGGGCTCCTCGGTGACCCTGCTGGCCCGGGGGCCTCGGCTGCTGCCCCGAATGGAACCCTTCGTGGGCGACTACCTCGCCCGCGGGCTCGCCGACGCGGGCGTTGACGTGCGGTTGGGTGCATCGGTGCGCGCGCTCCGCCGGCCCCACCCGGACGCCCGGGTGGTCCTCGAGCTGGACGACGGCTCCGCGTTGTCCGTCGACGAGGTGTTGTTCGCCACCGGGAGAGCTCCCCGCACCGACGACATCGGCCTGCAGACAATAGGACTGACGCCGGGCAGCTGGCTCGACGTCGACGACACCTGCCGAGTGCGGGCCATCGACGAGGGTTGGCTTTATGCGGCCGGTGACGTCAACCACCGCGCGCTGCTGACCCATCAGGGCAAGTACCAGGCCCGCATCGCGGGTGCGGCCATCGGCGCGCGCGCGGCGGGACGGCCGCTGGACACTTCGCCGTGGGGCGCGCATGCGACCACCGCCGATCATCACGCGGTACCGCAGGCCTTCTTCACCGACCCCGAGGCCGCCGCGGTGGGGCTGACTGCCGAGCAGGCCGTCGCGTCCGGTCACCGGATCAAGGCCATCGACGTCGAAGTCGGCGATGTCGTCATGGGGGCCAGACTCTTTGCCGACGGGTACGCGGGTCGGGCACGGATGGTGGTCGATGTGGATCGAGGTCATCTGCTGGGCCTGACGATGGTCGGCCCGGGTGCCACCGAACTGCTGCACGCCGCCACCATCGCCGTCGCCGGCCAGGTCCCAGTGCATCGATTGTGGCACGCCGTGCCGTGCTTCCCGACAATCAGTGAGCTGTGGCTGAGACTTCTTGAGGCCTACCGGGATTCGTTTTTCACGGTGGTCTAG